TCAGTGAAAGGAAGAAGATGCCAACGCTGGATAAAGGGAAGCTTAgatttattgagcgcctactgtgtgccaggcactgtgcaaggcgctttacatacattatcgcattaaatcctcacaacaaccctgcgAGGTAGGTGTTTATAAacccccatttgacagatgaggaaactgaggctcagggaggtgaagtGATTTGGCCAAGTTCACATGGCTATTACATGGCAGAGACAGAGGTGTCcaggatcagagagaaaaaaaacttcaGTGTCTGAGTCCCAAGCCTGTTGGCATGGATGAGTACAAAGAGGGGCTCGGCGCGCTCCAAAGGCCTGGGAGGCCGGAGGCCTGCTCCCGGCTCCGCAGGATGGAGGCGGCAAGGCGGGGGACTGGCGCTCGGGGGATCCTATTAACTGGCAGTGCCGGAATAGGAGTAGCAACTGGGGAAATCTGCGGCCTGCGCGCGCCCCGTAGTGGCTACAGCGAGTATCACACCCCACGCCTACAGGCTTCTTGGGACCAGCCCCCTTCCTCGCCGGTTTCTggaagaggcagagatgggagaaaGAAATTCCCAGGGTTCTTGCAGGTGGGCGATACCACTGGGAGGGAAATCGTGGTAATGCCTCGGAACATCACTAAGGAACacaggggaggaggaaaaaaggaaggcctAAAGACGGTTCCAGGCTGATTCATTGgctgccttccctccccagctcagACCACCACAGGCCAGGGTAAGTGACGGGGCCACTATCCTGCCCTGCCTTGGGGATCCCTCACCAAAACTGGAGAGACTAGGAAAAAAGCACCTTGCTCACTTACTCAGCTCTTCTCCAAACCCTGGACAGTCTCCTAAATTGAGGATGAGTGCATGAGTACAAAGAGGCCAGCCAGGGGCCCTCAGACTCTGTTCACTTATTCCCAACTCTCCTTCTTGGCTTGTTGAGGGGAGGATGAGATAGAGGCCTCTCCAAAGATCCCAAAACGTCAGGGATGGAAGGATAGACCTTAGAACtccaccattttacattccaggGGGACTGGAGAGGGAAAGTGACTTCCCTAAGGTCAACCAGCAAgtcagtggcagagttgggattgaAACCCAAGACTTGTGACACCAAGGTGAGCCCTCCTCCTGGTTTGCTGGTTGTTTCTGGACCTATTCCTCTTCTGCCAAGAACCTGTCTGTCACCTagtcactctgtcacctggtcCAAAGTTTCTCCATCGCTTTCTCCCTCGTGTCCAGAGGCCCTCCCTGCCATTGCCCTCCTATGACTGCCACCATCCCTACCCTCCTTCCTGATCCTGGCTAGACCTCTCTGTTCAGCTGTACGCCTAGTGCATCAGCCCTTGCTGAAGATCTCACTCATGTGCTCTGAGTGGCAGGCATTGAATCTTCTGCTTACCCTCATCTCTCCTGAAACAAAATTACCAATGGGCATATgcaccctgtctttttttttttttttttaagaggttctcactctgtcagcctagctcacagcaacctcaaactcccaggctcaagtgatcctcccacctcggcctcctgagtagctaggactacaggcaggcatcACCAggactaattttaaaatgtttttgtagagacggggtcttgctgtgttgcccaggctggtctcaaactctgcctctgcctcccaaagtactgaggttacaggcgtgagccaccatgtcagGGCcgttcctttctttttattttaagtatggGAATGGGAATGGGTAGGGATACAAGGAAAATAGAAGCAAAGGAAGTCTGTGGGGAAGAATGGGGACCAGTGAGCCCAAGGATGGATGGTTTGGGGCACACAAACACAAGAAAGGGCCTGTTACTGCCTCTCCCTATTACCCTGTGGGGGCTCCTTGGTGTCCCTCGCCCGGAAGAGGGCCTCCTCGGTATGGCTGATGACATCTAAAATCTCCCGGATACTGTCACCCAGTTCAGCTGTCTTCCCACCTTCCTGGGGCTGGCTGTTCTCAACTCCCGGCAGGGTCCTCTCGTTCCGCCAGGAGGCGCCCGGGGCTTCTGTGTCGCTTCCTTCATAGGAGCTACTATGGACGCTGAGCTCCTCAGCTTCGTCGGTGTCTGAGTCCGGGGCGGTGTGGCGGCGGATACGGGACACGGCTTCCCGCAGGGCCCCGGCGTAGGGCCCTGGATTCCGCGCCCAGCCCCGGCCAGCGCGCCACTGGACCGCCGCCACTTCTGAGCCCTCCGCTCTGCCCGCGCCTCCCAAAGCTGCTGGGCCTAAGGCTGGGTGCTCTGGGCTACCTGGCTGCGCGCGGGCGTCCCGCAGGCTTACTTCACCGACTGGGAGCCCCAAGATACGGGAGGCGCGCTGCTCCAGTGAGGAGTCTGCCGGCTTCCCGCCCTCTGCTTCGCACCCGCGCCCTCCACCGGGTTGGTGTAAAAGGCGACTGCTCAACAGCAGCTTTTGGCACGGGGAGGAAAAGACCGCGGCCCCCTCGCCCTCCTCCTTACCGGCCTTCGGTTGGCTGGGGGCATCTCCCACAACACGCGGCACTCCAGAGGGCAAAAGCTGCACCTGCTGGATTTGGGGGTGCGGAACATATTGGGATCGTATCACCACGCACGTGGCGTCAATGACAAAGACGCCTTCTCCACGAGCCGGCCCCCGGGAACTGCGGGGCAAGGTGTGGGCGCGGCGGGTCTCCTTCCAACCCTTCAAGGACTCGGGTCCTATCCCCTCCCTATTACCCAGGGGCTCTCTCCATCCCGTGCCTCCTGGAGCCCAAGGTCTGGGGAGTGTCTGGCTATGCCTTGGCGGCTGCCTTTTAGGGGAAGAAATCCAGCATTTGGGGAACCAGGTCggttctcttccttctttcccttccctcgAGCCCTTGAGATGGTGCCTGGCCCTGGGAGCGGGACGCGGGGGACTAGGAGGCGCAGTTGCAGACCCTGGGGGAGCTGTCACGGTGTCTGGACTCCCTGTAGCTTTGGTTTGGGAATGGCTGTAGCTACCACTGTTCAGGCCCGCAGCAGCCGGCCCCAGGCTTTTCTCCGCGGCCCCCTTGCCCGGCTCCGGCCTTGCTCTGGCCGCTCCACAGCCTGGGGATCCCCCCAAGAGACCCTGCCCCTGTCGGAGACCCCAAGCCCCGAGGACGTCCCGGTAGATCCGAGGATCCAACCTCTTCTTTGTGCGCCCTCCCTCTATCCTGGCGGGGGTTGGAGTTGGAGTTGATGAAGTGGGCGCCTGGGAGAGCTCGGGGCCTCGCTTAGTCCCCAAGGTCCTGTGAGGGCCTTCGTAAGAAGGTGGAGCCACGTAGGGTGGCGGCCGGTCCCAGCGGCGTCGCGGGGCGGTCCCAGCAGAGCCTCTCAGCAGCAGGTGAGCCTCGTAGCTTGGGGGCCCGGGCCGCCGACCTCCCCAGGGCCCCGCCCACGCCGACCCTGGGGCGCTCTGCGGCTGCGCGGATGGACGGGGCGCTCGGCCCACTGGCCCGGGACGCTCCAGCAGTGAGGGAGCTAGCAGCCTCACAGGCTGGGCCGCCCGAGTGACGTTGCGGGGCTCTAGGCGGGGCCGACCCGGGGGGCTCCGTCGGGCCCCACCAGCCTTGCGCCTTTTTCGCTCGGTCTCCTTGGCCTCCCGCTCCTGCGACGCcgctttccttttctcttgctcCCGGGCTCGGACCTCGGCCAGGGACCCCGCCCGCCAGTTGGTCGCCTCCTGCAGCACCCTGGAGGCCCAGGGCCGGCGGGGCGGCGGCTCAGGGGATCCCGGGCGCGGCCCACACCTGGGACAATGAGCAGGAACCCAGGTGAGCAGTTTGTGGGGAAAGGGAACGGAGGTCCGGGGAGCTGGGAGCACTGGAGACCAATTGGGGCAGCCATGTGAAGgggcgtgtgtgagtgtgtgcgcgtgtgcacgTGCGTATATGTTAGGACTGAAGTCGAAGCGGGACTCCTCGCCATCTCTCCATGCACACTTTAACAGCGCCTGCCCCATCTCACCTCCTGCCCTTTCTCACGCCCACCCCTGTCCCCCAAACAACACTGGATGAGTCAGGCCCCAGCCCTAGGgaaggggtgggagagggaggcgTGGGAAAGAGAAGGGGGACCAGCAATATACGCTGGCGCCTGCAGGAAGGTCCGGACCCCACTCCCCGCCCCACCACTCtcttcccctcacccctcctTCACTCACGTGCGGCTCTGGGGCCCGCGAGCCCAGTGGCTGGCCTGGAAGTCCATGGGCTGTCGAGAAGGGGCGCGGCGACTATAATGACAGGAAATAGTCTTCACTTCGATCACCAAAAGCTTGGACTTCTGCACCCAGAGGCAACTGCCAGACTCCTCATCCTGGAGCTCCTGGGGGCTGTCGGGCCCCTCGGAGAATAGCGGGCCATCCAGcatcctgccccaccccaccccggccccccaccctcccacccgccccgacagccccctcccagcccagggagCCGGCGCCCACTGCAGAGCGGCGGGCTCAGGACTGAGAACTATATATACCCGGGCACACgtgtgtgcctgtctgtgtgtgtgcgcgcgcatgtgACACTGCGCGGATGGCTCCGCGCTGCTACCTCCCCCATGTGCTCGGCCGCCCCCTGGGGCCCGGGATTGGACGCCCCTTCCCACTGCTCTTGTCCCCCAAGCCTGATGGGACCGCGcgagtgggagggggagggacttAAGATTCTTGCCAAGATGACAGTGCCCCCTCCCCCGCTGTCCCCCTTTCTTCAACCTTCCTGTCGTTTTAACCCTTTATTCTCCAGCTTGCCATGTTGCCTGACCACAAGGGTTCTGCCTCTGACTTCCTGCTTCAGATTTCAGTTTCCCTGACAGGGAGTGGTGAGAATGGAACTCAAGGTCTCTGCCTGCCACTCTGCTGGTTTCCATGGGGTTAGGGTGCAGGAGGGGCTGGCCTACGGCTGGGGGGCTATTTTTAGCGGCAGTTTGGGTACAGAGATGAGATGAGTAACCAGCTCCCATGTGGTGGAGAGAGGAGGCGGTGGCTTTCACTGAAGCTTTTGTGTGACTCCGGGAGAGCTGCCTTCCCCAAGCTCAAAAAGGGTGACCCCTACAGCCTTAATTCCTCACCCTGTCAGTGCTGCAGCGCAGGTCTGCTGGTACAACAGGACACAGGAGTCTGCCTTGGCCACCCAAGCTGCCCCGCAGCTCCCATTCTAGATGTTTGTCCTTGGACACCCAGGGAGCCTTCCCCTAGCAGCAGGATCTCTCCCCAATCCAGAAGCCAGGATTTTGGGGTTACATTGTTCTGTGCCTACACAATTCTGCCCAGCTTTATGGAGGACAGAATAGAGTGTTTGCACACGTGCACCCTTACAGAGGGATAGAGGAGAAATGGTGTGCTCCCTGGGCAAAACTAATCCCCTAGCAACTGAAATGATAAACGTGGCCTCTACTTCTCAGTGTAGAGCTCCACAACCACTGTGCCTAGTTCACATAGCCCCCACCTGAAGTAGTGCTCAAGATGCTCACCTTTGGGGCTTATCTGTCCTGGGGGTTGTTGCTTATCCACATGACTCCTCCCCCAAGCCTAGACCAGGTGTCCCCTGATTCACCATGGTAATGTTAGTGGCAGTACAGCCCACGCCAACCCTTCCATGCAGAGACTTAGCAACCATGCCTGGCAACCATGGCAGCAGCTCcagtggaggggaggggtgcagggagcagagaaagagagtgtGTATGGCAATGGTTCTTCAAGAAGAAGGCATAATTTGCCCCTCCTGAGAGGAATAGATAAGAATAAAAACCTATGAGGCTCCCAAATTTTATCCCTTGTCTTTCCCTCAGCTCCCTCCTCAGACTCTGAGACTTACTGGTTTGAGTTTTAGAGGAaaatgggagaaggaagagatCCCAATTTGTTTTACACTATAATACGTGGAGCCTTTTGGGCATAGATCCTTCCTTTTAAGGGGATGGGGGCCAGAGGGTTGTTATGGGGCAGAGACTTACTGAGAAGTGGAGCCAACAAAACCCAAGCAACCTGCTCCCTAACATGGACCTTTAGAGAGAACCCCCAAACATCCCTTGTCCCATCCACTCTACCCCTCTTGATCCCAGGCACCTACCAGCTGCACTGGTGACTCTTTGCTTGAAGGTGCTTCCTTCTGCCCTGGATCCCACTGGTCCTAAGGCTTTTTAAAGCCCTTGCCTCCTCCCTAGGCAAATCCTCCTTCGCGACAGAATGTGACATAAGGAGACATCTGTACTTTCTACCATgtacccacccacacacacataaacatactcTAATTCTAATAACTTGGAAGCCTCTCTCCCCCAAGTCTGGGAATGTGC
This Microcebus murinus isolate Inina chromosome 10, M.murinus_Inina_mat1.0, whole genome shotgun sequence DNA region includes the following protein-coding sequences:
- the DDN gene encoding dendrin; the encoded protein is MLDGPLFSEGPDSPQELQDEESGSCLWVQKSKLLVIEVKTISCHYSRRAPSRQPMDFQASHWARGPQSRTCGPRPGSPEPPPRRPWASRVLQEATNWRAGSLAEVRAREQEKRKAASQEREAKETERKRRKAGGARRSPPGRPRLEPRNVTRAAQPVRLLAPSLLERPGPVGRAPRPSAQPQSAPGSAWAGPWGGRRPGPPSYEAHLLLRGSAGTAPRRRWDRPPPYVAPPSYEGPHRTLGTKRGPELSQAPTSSTPTPTPARIEGGRTKKRLDPRIYRDVLGAWGLRQGQGLLGGSPGCGAARARPEPGKGAAEKSLGPAAAGLNSGSYSHSQTKATGSPDTVTAPPGSATAPPSPPRPAPRARHHLKGSREGKEGREPTWFPKCWISSPKRQPPRHSQTLPRPWAPGGTGWREPLGNREGIGPESLKGWKETRRAHTLPRSSRGPARGEGVFVIDATCVVIRSQYVPHPQIQQVQLLPSGVPRVVGDAPSQPKAGKEEGEGAAVFSSPCQKLLLSSRLLHQPGGGRGCEAEGGKPADSSLEQRASRILGLPVGEVSLRDARAQPGSPEHPALGPAALGGAGRAEGSEVAAVQWRAGRGWARNPGPYAGALREAVSRIRRHTAPDSDTDEAEELSVHSSSYEGSDTEAPGASWRNERTLPGVENSQPQEGGKTAELGDSIREILDVISHTEEALFRARDTKEPPQGNRERQ